One genomic region from Bactrocera tryoni isolate S06 chromosome 3, CSIRO_BtryS06_freeze2, whole genome shotgun sequence encodes:
- the LOC120770328 gene encoding uncharacterized protein LOC120770328 yields the protein MNENYSKDCLGLCLRISALHQTWKWLHQTIALHEYLISVTAASSAGNHCDKNLMYFKVAKEHKKN from the coding sequence ATGAATGAGAATTACAGCAAAGATTGTTTGGGGCTTTGTTTAAGGATATCCGCACTTCACCAAACGTGGAAGTGGTTGCATCAAACAATCGCGTTACATGAATATTTAATATCTGTAACTGCAGCAAGCTCGGCAGGAAATCACTGCGATAAGAATTTGATGTATTTCAAGGTCGCCAAAGaacataagaaaaattaa